DNA sequence from the Euwallacea fornicatus isolate EFF26 chromosome 2, ASM4011564v1, whole genome shotgun sequence genome:
TTCAGATTTGGACTTTTGTGGTGATACATTGTAGGAGGTTGGAGAACATATGGGAGctattttggaaattattaaattaggtGGAGAATGGATGCTGGTGATTAACTCAGTATCTATTTTGAGTTGAGGAGATGCAGGAGCTGATTTCTCAGAAGTAAAAGAGAGAGTGTTAGCGGttaattcattttcaattttgggtCTTAATTCTATTTGATTCTGATAAGGCTGCATAGTGTCAGTTTCTTCTAATCCATGTCTACTGCCCATATCTGAATTTTGATTCATTTCCCTTGGTTTTGATTGTTCTTCAATAATATCTATTGGCAGAGTACTATCTGGTACTTGAGCATAGAGTTCCACTGCTTGAACTACTAAGACCTCTTCACTATTTTGCTCATTATTCTCTTCATCCATAATCAACATTGGACCTGTCTTTACTGAAGATTCTTGCAATTCTGTAGTAGAAAATTCTTTTACTTCATCATTCAGTTCCTCTAAACCCTCTAGTAAATCTTTTTTATCATCAACTTCTTCCACTGAGCAAACCTGGTCCTTCCCAGAATATTTCTCTTGTATCACCACATCTAAATCAGTCTCagtaaaatcaatattagTTTCCAAAAGTACAAATGATTTCCTTTTGTAAGCATCATCATTTTTAGCTACTTTAGGAGTTGCCAAATGGCTGGACAAAAGCCTTGGAGAAACCTGCTTAGGAGTTCCTATAGCAACAATTGGAGAATTCAAAAGGGCactattcttaattttttccaaatttttgttCTTAACTATTGCAGGGAATTTTTTGTCAGGGGAGGCACTAACTACTATAGGTGTTCTTTGCACTCCAATACTGGGAGATCGAGGATCTATACCTAAGATTAAGTGGTGTTTTAGAGGAGTTTCTATATTAGGCCTGTCAGTTTCTGAGCTCTCAATTGTTAAATCTGTAAACTTTAGGGCTGCAGATGAGAGCACCTGCAAGATAAAGAATTGCTGTTCACACATACCTTAAAGCTGCAAATCTTTTACCTCTATAGGAGTGCGGGCAATTTGTTTGCTCGGAGATCTTGGATCCATGTGTTGCTCTCTTACCTCCTCGTGGGATGTCtttacaaaatgttaaaatattgttaatgcTAAATTCATGGTTTAACACGTACCTTTGGAGTTAAAACTGGGGTAGTAGGGATACTTCCAGTCTCTTCAGGTTGGCTATAATTTTCACAGGTGCTCGAGTAATATTCACTATGGTTTTCCGTTAACTTGCTGGCGTTAGACCCCATTGCGGTTGTTTGACCAAAACGCTCAGAAATTGCTtgaaaaaggattttttttttatttcaaatgtttaaaaaccTAAAAGCCGTTGCTAAAGTCGCATATGATTGATAGTTGTGACATATGACTTAACTGGATGTGTCATATATAAATGGCATTATCAAAATCGCAGCTTTTTACTGGGAGCGCTTCGAACAGTGTAAAACTTGTTTCAGTAACAATTGAGTAACTCACTGTAACCAAGATGGATTGAAATGTATCTTAGACTAAAGAATTTTCTTGATATTTGCTCGTTTTTGATATGTTTATATGCAAGAAGTCGAATATAAAAATGGAGTTGTGGCCGTTTTGGCTCCGGTATCggaacaaaataatattaattaatttatatatgtagtatttccatttttataaattcaagAATTTGTGTTTTATGCAAATATTGCACAATCGACTTTTCAGTAACTTTTACCGCTAGGATTCATCGAATCCTCGCAGATATCAATCAATTTACAGAATTATTGGTTATTTACATTACGATATAGTTACGGAAGCGGTCcagtttattgattttgactCGATATACGTATAGCAACCGCTATATACATATCAAAAGTTCCAGATCTTCTTGCGTGTTAAATCACAAAAATAGACTGAATAAACATTTAGTTAAGACTTTAATCAccctaaaatgttttattacattttctgCCAAAATTCTTTATTcgtaaaatgtttataatgtATCgagattttttagaatttgtaTCGGGATTTCTACTAGCATCTTCTTGTCCATGTAATCCATCCTTAGGGATGCTTTTTTTCTaatccattaaaatttaagcagGCAGCCTGTTTTAAATCGAGACAAAGACCTGAAGTAGGAACTTATACaccttaaataatttgaaggtTTTCTTTGACATGGAATATCAGGAACTTGCTTAAGGTGCCTGGGAGGTTTCCATTTATTGCAGAtctttttgtgcttttttgaatttcttaacATCTTTTACGTTCTTTAACGATTCCAAGATAGTAAAATCCTTAAAATAGGCACATTCCCAGGAATTGCAACATAGCATCGTtcttgtatttaaaattatcattgCTCCAGATAGCGCGATACAAGCTATCAGAATTAGCCGTTGTTCCTAAATTATAAGGTGTTGTTCAAGAtctttgaataattattttttctctatCGTATGAAGTTCTAGGTGTCAAATGGTTTGATTCGTGACATTTCAGTGTTTGAAAGATATTTCAAGATTTTCTTGATTGCAGTGCAGAATACTTTTAAGAATTCCGTGGATGCGtctaaaaattatagattttctTTGGGCTTTTCCACCCCTCTGTGTCTTATGGCGTGCTAaccgttttttttaatttcaagaaatacAATTTAAGCTTCAAAAAATAGCTACAAGACACCGGACATTTCATAGTTAGGCCTTTTTTGACCTTTCTCAGCTTTTTTATGCCCTACACATCCTGAAAACGAacatattccaaaaaaattacatttacttTTTCTCTATTGTATATGCGGTTTCGGAgctaaaagcattttttgaaaatatgcaatgaattttttacaaatagtTTTAAGTCGTTTTCCGTTCCGaatctttttttatctattCAAGCATCGtaaaaacatctttttatGTGAGTTGATTGAAGTTTTACTTCTTAAAAGGCAATagtttcaaaaaagttattgagataaattataactttttatgtatgataccttgtatattgttggTTCGATCAATAGCTCCTCTTGGCTGATTTTAATGACATGAGGTTTAATATATTGTTCTCTAATAAGttctgaaaaaattattaaaaatatattttattataacgaacaatgtgttaaaaagaaCATGCTGTCTATTAGCTTTGAAAGGGATTTCTATACAAAACATTGATtcttatgggaaaaatatatttgattaatttttccgAAACTATTTCAGATATATATTGATACCTTACATCATTGGAATCAACTACAATAGAGTTTTCAAATGAaccaataatatacagggtgtcctcctTAAAGAGTTACAATTTCTCCCAAAAATATAAGAAACTTGGATTACTAAAATCTGTGTAGAAAAGAAGCGTAAAGATGTAATACAAAGTcactaaatatttgaaataagaaaagatttacagacatttctaaattatgcacgttttcgaaaaatacctTGTAGCTATTAAAGcctactaaatttaaaaatacgttgTCAAGTGAAATAGTTTATATGTATCTTTCTAGATGGGAAATGGGGAGGAGGGGATTCTTCTAAGATTAAATCTGACCAcatttgtacagggtgtccctcATGTGACTCTCAATATGGAAATCCCGGAAACCATACTAGAAAAAGCGTCTGTTAAATGGAGACAAAGTTATGTCTTTATGGAGGGAGTACTTtgccttttaaatttttttaaaattccgattacttcAGAAAGTATCCGAGAAAAACTGATAattactattttctttttattgctTGCCTTAAATTACatagaaatatgaaaattgaaaacactttcttaaagtattttttcccaCGTTAcaacatgaaaataatttttactacgtttctgtttttaataccattgtcaacttttttttgcaaataggGACCTAAccgtttttttatgaattcggCTAGTCattgataattgaaaaaccacTATTATCACACTTGCCGATTTGCGGCgtctagttaaaaaaagttaattcttaggattttgtaaatatatgtTAAACATTCCGGTTGTTCATACATTCAAAGAGCATTTCCCAGTTACTTTTATGAAGGGTAATAATAACTCCGATTAAATGCTAAAAGAACTGATAACgtgattttcaagaaaaaactttttttaattcttgaaaTTAACAGAAACAAATAACCAacacaaattacatttttaagctAGTTGTGGCAAATTGGCAATTGTGACGTATGGTTGTTATTCAATTGTCAATGATTAGCCGaattagtttaaaaatggttaggttcctatttgaaaaaaaggttGACGATGGCTTTGAAAAACCGAAACCTCTTTTATTCGTATTTCGTATTTccgaaaaactattttcacgTTGCAGCgcggaaaaaggttttaaaaaagcattctacattttcacgtttttatttaatttaagttagaaaaaaataaaaaggaaatagcAACTATCGGTTTTTCCGGATATTTCCAgaagtaatcgaaatttttaaaaaattaaaaaggcaaAGTACTCCTCTCATAAAGAAACAATCTCGGCTCCATTTAACCGCCTATTTATCTCTTACTGAATCCCAGATCTTTATGTAGAGAGTCAAATATTGGACACTCTATACGGTTCTTTAGGGTTTTGAGAGTTTTTACTTAAGAATTTGGGGTTGAAGAAAAGTATGAACGGTCTTGTACcctaaaaactattttttacgGTACAAAACGCTCACACCAAGAAACCTCACAAATGTGTCTACATAGGATTTTTGAAACTATAGTATTTCTTTGAACCTTTTTTGTTCTGAGAAAATAAGAATATATCTAACAAATTGAGTACTTTAAAGGTAAAGAGAATGCACTTTCGAAAAGCACAAGTTACCCTTGGCTTGATCGGTATGTCTGTAGATTTATATATATGCTGTTAAAGCTTGATCAACGGTACCCAACCTTTTTTATACCTTGCACAAGTCcgcaacaaaatattttaagcccttttcaataatttcaagaaatatcaagcacatttgaaaaaatggcaacaAGGCGCTTTTCGCTTATTTCAAAGTAACTATAGTTGCATACTGTATAATATGAGCTGTCAGAGTCCGAGCAACGTGgccaaattgtgaaaagtttatttagatttttgaaatttttttggggTCGCGtgtttatgaatatttttagtgtttttggaCTCAAAAGACTTTAAAATCTACGTCTTTCTACCAAAATATATGTGCCTACCCATATTTTCTGTTAATTATCATGAATCCTTAGCGGagaaacacaacttgtgcaacAATGAAAGTTACTCATtcttttctcttaaaaatatCTCCGATAGGTATTATTCAAATCCAATGATGggtgtttattgatttttctttcgcatttagaaacttattttttacgaGTGCCCgttgtttgtttatattttttattagcgTTGCGTAAACACTAAGCGGAGGTTACGACACCGATACATCTGTTTATTCGTTTTTTATGTAACGTTAAATATCGAAACTTAACGACATCAAAATGGGTCAAGTGATAAAAATGCTGTAAAcaattctttattaataataatttgggCATCGACGTGTCCAAAAATCATGATTTAGCGATTTATTGGAGCCGCTAGTCTCCGTGCTTCAATCAGCGCtcaggattttttaaaattctatagAGGCAAATTATTAAACACAAAAACTCTTGTTTATACAATCGCAGCAATTAACCTATTTCGACGGTGCGTCTGAATTTATGGGGGCTATTAAAGCTGCTTTAAAAAACCCGTAAACTGTTTGGGTTGCACAATGCGTTTCCGAAAATACGCGTATCCCGCTGCGTTTTCTCAGACCAGATGGGATGTTTCTTTGACATTGTCCAGTGCCTTTTAAATAGTGAAAGTTGTCGGACGCTGTGCGAATTTGATGGCTATTTCCACCAATAGGACCACGTGTCCCATTGGCCTGTGGGCAGGAAGCGGAACCTAAACTAGAAACAAACACGAAAACCGCATAAACAACGAGTCTAatttgtcctatttaatgaCCCTCCCTTAAGTGGTTTCCCAAAATCGAACTGTAGTGATGACCGTTTAAAAGGAAGTTCACACGCTTGataagtttttgatttttacctCTGAGAACCAATTTTTCTCTACCACATGAGGACAGATGTAGATCTATTGAAGGTTTCGTAAAAACTCTTTTACACGGCATTAACAGGGTTTGAACAGATGTAGGCCAAAAGTCAACCGCACAACAATGGTCGATAAGTGATTTATATGACGCGCCGCCATTGAAAAACTGACCCTTGGtcaagcaaaattttaatatgcgCCCTCTGCATTGTGCCCTTAATGGGTTCTTTTTGTTGCAAACGACTCCAGGGTTAACATTTTTGACCCTCGTAATTGTAGCGTGGATAAACATATcgacaatttttcaatacttcCCGATGTTGCAGAGATTGTTCTGTTTTTGACGGGACGGGAGGATATTTATTGtctttttaatggttttccCATTTTAATGAGGCCAACGGTCAGTTCCCAGGTACAAAAGGacgcatatacagggtgtttcagaactatgaTATCACCCTTCTAAGGAttgttcagtgcaacaatagaagacatcTGAGTACAAAAACTTGTGTTCGCAAATGTTTTCCTAAGGCGCTATCTTATGATGCTCTAAGACGGTTATGCGCATAAATctgttttattaagttttagaACATGTCACTTTAATATATTAGAACAGCGTAATACCacagtaattgttcaaaatgtcgtccttGAACTTCGTTGCACCTGTTTAAACTGCGTACATGGTTTCTGCGGACTTGGCTAAAAATTCGATAATCGTTTTGAACGACTTCAAATGCGGCAGTTATTCTTAGTTAGATCTTGCTCTCTTTCCACTGATGTTTCAATAACCAGAGACTTTACATGTCCCCacagaaagaaatctaaaggtgTTAGATGGAGCGACCTAGGGGGTCACGGAGCAGAACCGCCGTTGCCGATCTAATGTTGGGCGAACCGACGATTCAAATACATACTTAATAGGTACGTTCAAATTCatgaacgagattttgaacaattactgcAGTATTACtttgtacaaacaaattataataaaacgtactaaaactcgataaaacccatttttgcacataattattttaaagcatcataagACCGTAGTGTCTTAGGGAGACATTTGCGGACGTGGATTCTTATATTCAaatgtcttctattgttgcactAAGCAATCCCTAGAAGTGTGATCACATAGTTCGGAAACACTCAATATAGAGGGTCGACAAAGTGTTGGATGTATTTTGCAACTGGCGTAAAAAGGAAACCCTGGCAATCGACCCCTTGCAAAGGTCATCTACGAAAAGGAGAAAACTGAAATACCTTAAAGACTCTTTTTTCATGTTCACTTTTCTCGTGAAATATCCACGTGACCAACACGTCGTAAAAAGCAGTGTGTTCTCCATGGACGTGCAACAGCGTGTGCTGGAAATTCTGGGGCTGCCCCTCTCGCAATATCCCTCAGCGTAACAGCGAACCACGTCTGCTGCTAAGACACAAAAAAtgattacttatttatttattaattaattttgattttaagagCATTAGCTTATGTCATAATTACTTtactattgaaatttaaacaataaaaacaatttttaaagtgtAAAACGTTAGCTGTAAGTTCTGGAGGAATATGCTGCCATTCTTCTGCAGGAGCAATAACAAGCTTCTGGATGGTTTTGGGAGAATTTTTTTGAGAGTTCGCAGTTCTAGAAACCTTTTTCCAATAATAGTCTATAAGGTTCATGTCAAGTGACAAAGCAGGCCATTTTAAACGGCTAATTCTCTCATTGTCAATGTAGTCATTTGCTGCCATAGTAAGATGAGGGTTGTCGTCCGTAAAGACCAATCTGTCCGCAACAGCCTCTCACCATGATCCAACAGGTAGATTCAGAATGTCTTCAATGTATCTATTCCCCGTCATCGTCCCTTGAACCTGAACTAAGTCGGTGCGCTCATTGGACGTTGTACCAAACCAAAACATAGTACCTTCTCTCGCAAAAAGAAGCTCGGAATGAGCGTGAGCAAGTTCAGTAGCTCTGGTTGGCTCTCTCCAAACTCGAATTCGGCGGATATCATTTGTCAGAAAAATTCTGATCTCTTCAGAAAAAAGTAGgaaattccaaaataattcAGGTAAAAGTACATGCCGTTCGGGCTACTACACTTAACGAAGTCTGTGTTGATACTGTAGCTGAGACATTTTGATCGACCCCATTGAAAATCAGGCTGAATAATTCATCTTCTTAGTGTTGAACAAGAAAAAACAACTCTAAATGAATGTCTAATTTCCTTTCGCAGCTATGGTATTGCCATAGTAGAATTTCGTCGAATTGTTaagtgtatacagggtgtccggaaataacttcaaaatatatttgaaggCGATTAtggagattaaaataataaaagaagtttttataaacatactccaaaaattgcttcttaaaTAGGTTAAGACTCATTCAAGGGGAAACGTCGAAGGTGgttttttctcattattttccaaacgGTTTGCGcttaaaattacgaaattcgattttttacaatatgtTGAAATGggataacttttttgtgttaaCATGGTAGTTTTTAGACAGGAGCGACATATGCAGAAGGTCTTTTAAGTAAATGTTACTTATCTCAACTTTCTGTTCGTGATATATCTTAATATTATAAATCAAATCACTAAAtcgcaaaaatttttaagtaaaacaaGTTTccttatttcattttgttagGATAGTCAGTTTTTCAGAAAACAAATCTTTATAAACCGATGCGCGATTACATGGATATTGAAATCTAtgcggaaaaaaattagaggaCCTATTAAGATGAGCGAATGTCATTTTCAACATATGTTATGAATGAGTGATAAATCCTTAAAAATATTAGTCTTGTTATTACtgactaataaaaaaaatatttgtattacAAAGATGTCTACTctgtttattaaaatgcatttccATGTCCATGTAATCATGCATCGGTTCAAAAAAATCCTATTGTTCTGGAAAACGGTCTATTTTCACAAGatgattaatattaaaaatatttgcaattcaatacatttttttttattgagaaatATCACAAAGAAAAAGTTAGGGCAACATTGACATTACTGTATGCGACGCCTCTGACTAAAATCTGAATTTATTAacgcaaaaaaagtttttctatttcaaCTTATTAGATTATACCAAATGTCATAAGTTTAGCGCACactgttttgaaaatattgcggAAAAACCATCTTCAGAGTTCCCCTTTTGAGGGGTCCTAGTTCCTTTAACAAGCatttgagatttttgagatatctgTATAAGGactatttttcattggttTGGTCTCTAGAATCGTctctcaaaatatttctacgTTATTTCCAGACCTCCTGTATAGCGATGCTGCCTCCACGCTTACAACCGCGTCTGGGTCTATGTTGCACAAGGCAGCCTCTAGATGGCGATGTCATATGGGGGACCACATCGCTTTGAGAAATGTCTATTCGTTCAGCTACAACTTCTAAGAATGCCCTTCCTTATCAATTAAAACGACTATTGTTGCATGATCAATTTATGGTGtcattttgcaatttatgATTTTGCTCTGAACCCTAAAATGGTATCAATCCATACCATCAAAATAAACCTCGaacctttgtttaagaaaaaagtatgTAAAAGGTGTTCGTTGATACAAAAAGAGTGTCACTGTTAATGATAAATAATAGctataaaagtaaaattaaaaaaaaaatcaaaattaggacttgcaaaatttttgaagctttgcgtatatttcaaatatttatcataaaaatagtaACGCGTAGCGTTTGAAGTTGTGTGttaacgaaaatattaatattaaacaaaattgaattcagatttaaaaaaagtaaaaaaaaaaccgtgaCCTCAAATTAACCTCTTCGAATTATCGTTTGGTATCATACACAAAGGgaaaaaatcccaaaataatgtttattcatttgattAAATGTCGTAACAGTTGAGATGAGGTTTTCGATTCtagaacaataataattttagctTAATCTCTTCGTCCTCGatagcatattttttaactcacaCGTGCCGATAAAAACTAGGTCTCGCCTGGT
Encoded proteins:
- the LOC136348451 gene encoding uncharacterized protein, yielding MGSNASKLTENHSEYYSSTCENYSQPEETGSIPTTPVLTPKTSHEEVREQHMDPRSPSKQIARTPIEVLSSAALKFTDLTIESSETDRPNIETPLKHHLILGIDPRSPSIGVQRTPIVVSASPDKKFPAIVKNKNLEKIKNSALLNSPIVAIGTPKQVSPRLLSSHLATPKVAKNDDAYKRKSFVLLETNIDFTETDLDVVIQEKYSGKDQVCSVEEVDDKKDLLEGLEELNDEVKEFSTTELQESSVKTGPMLIMDEENNEQNSEEVLVVQAVELYAQVPDSTLPIDIIEEQSKPREMNQNSDMGSRHGLEETDTMQPYQNQIELRPKIENELTANTLSFTSEKSAPASPQLKIDTELITSIHSPPNLIISKIAPICSPTSYNVSPQKSKSEPVTPPIINLTADVNELDKKLTNLIYEDEDPIVCPRAIKSIDQCRTPLGLRNGEEVKKNNIHKLKVSDKPRRQVKMGSKIPVFKDKKVKVQCENIPPSRNIRNIESSKKTHWDPKDETLFI